The following are encoded together in the Arcticibacterium luteifluviistationis genome:
- a CDS encoding PorT family protein produces the protein MKYKLLLISLLVSQVVFSQMKTAPFVFGPKIGLQANNLKIYNNSDGTTTKLQMQYHAGVFGRFSMGKFSLQPEAIFQIKGSSLSSPDEKHTYRYISTPILLGIQPIKGLTFEIGPEFSWALNQGWKKDGVQQFGPDALMDKALVLGTRIDLLDMFSMFSVNIRYVQGMDDVTTSGTDLNNATTYRNRTVQLGITYNFSEYYKWWKKHGVKKKK, from the coding sequence ATGAAATATAAATTACTCTTAATAAGCCTCTTGGTTTCCCAGGTAGTCTTTTCTCAAATGAAGACTGCCCCCTTTGTTTTTGGACCAAAGATTGGGCTACAGGCTAACAACCTTAAGATATACAATAACTCTGACGGCACTACCACTAAACTACAGATGCAGTACCATGCGGGTGTTTTTGGAAGATTTAGCATGGGGAAATTCAGTCTACAGCCAGAAGCAATTTTTCAAATCAAGGGCTCTTCGCTAAGTTCTCCTGACGAAAAACATACTTACCGATACATCAGTACTCCTATACTTTTGGGTATTCAGCCAATTAAAGGACTAACTTTTGAGATAGGACCAGAGTTTAGCTGGGCTTTAAATCAAGGTTGGAAAAAAGACGGTGTTCAGCAGTTTGGACCAGACGCCCTAATGGACAAAGCTCTAGTTTTAGGCACTAGAATAGACCTACTTGATATGTTTTCTATGTTTAGTGTAAACATAAGATATGTGCAAGGTATGGACGACGTAACCACCAGCGGTACCGACTTAAATAATGCAACAACCTATAGAAACAGAACTGTTCAGCTAGGTATCACTTATAATTTCTCTGAATATTATAAATGGTGGAAAAAGCACGGCGTTAAGAAAAAGAAATAA
- the tyrS gene encoding tyrosine--tRNA ligase → MNFIEELKWRGMFHQTMPGTEEQLQKEMTSAYIGFDPTAKSLHIGNLATVMLLVHLQRAGHKPYALVGGATGMVGDPSGKSAERQFLDENVLKENQAGVKAQLERFLDFDCGENSAEMVNNYDWFKEFGFLDFLREVGKYISVNYMMSKDSVKTRLTTGISYTEFTYQLLQGYDFYHLYKNKNIRLQMGGSDQWGNITTGTELIRRKENADSDAETADYTAFALTTPLVTKADGAKFGKSESGNVWLDADLTSPYQFYQFWINQADEDCKRLIRVFTLLSQEEIEKLEAEQAEAPHLRVVQKAIAEDVTVRVHGQEQYDLAVKASQVLYGKATLEMLQELDEKTFTSVFDGVPQTNISKADYDACESLLDLISVTTNGDIYTSKGEARRALKGNAVSVNKTKLQDEKLVVSELALLNNKYLLIGKGKKNHIVRVG, encoded by the coding sequence ATGAATTTCATAGAAGAATTAAAGTGGAGAGGCATGTTTCATCAGACCATGCCAGGGACAGAAGAGCAACTTCAAAAAGAAATGACCTCCGCTTATATAGGTTTTGACCCTACAGCAAAATCACTACACATAGGAAACCTAGCCACGGTAATGCTTTTGGTACATCTGCAAAGAGCTGGGCATAAGCCTTACGCTTTAGTAGGCGGTGCCACAGGTATGGTGGGGGACCCTTCTGGAAAATCTGCCGAAAGACAGTTTTTAGATGAAAACGTATTAAAAGAAAACCAAGCGGGCGTTAAAGCACAGCTTGAAAGGTTCTTAGATTTTGACTGCGGTGAAAACTCAGCCGAAATGGTCAATAATTACGACTGGTTCAAAGAATTTGGTTTTCTAGACTTCTTGAGAGAAGTAGGAAAATACATCTCTGTGAACTATATGATGAGTAAAGACTCTGTCAAAACAAGATTGACAACGGGTATTTCTTATACAGAGTTTACTTATCAATTATTACAAGGGTACGATTTCTACCACTTGTACAAAAACAAGAATATTCGTCTTCAGATGGGTGGCTCTGACCAGTGGGGAAACATCACCACGGGTACAGAACTTATCAGAAGAAAAGAAAATGCAGACTCTGATGCAGAGACTGCTGATTATACTGCTTTTGCCTTAACCACGCCTTTAGTAACAAAAGCGGACGGTGCTAAATTTGGCAAATCTGAGTCTGGAAACGTATGGTTAGACGCTGACTTAACTTCGCCTTACCAGTTTTACCAATTCTGGATTAACCAAGCCGACGAAGACTGTAAAAGACTGATTCGTGTTTTCACGCTTCTTTCTCAAGAGGAAATAGAAAAACTAGAAGCTGAACAAGCCGAAGCTCCTCACTTAAGAGTGGTGCAGAAAGCCATAGCCGAAGACGTTACCGTGAGAGTACACGGCCAAGAGCAATACGACCTAGCTGTGAAAGCCTCTCAAGTGCTTTACGGAAAAGCTACGCTAGAAATGCTGCAAGAACTAGACGAAAAAACGTTTACTAGCGTATTTGACGGCGTACCGCAAACCAACATCTCAAAAGCTGATTACGACGCTTGTGAGTCGCTGTTAGATTTAATTTCGGTTACCACCAATGGTGATATTTACACATCAAAAGGCGAAGCAAGAAGAGCTCTAAAAGGAAACGCCGTAAGCGTCAATAAAACAAAACTGCAAGACGAAAAACTAGTAGTTTCAGAATTGGCTCTACTGAACAACAAATACCTTTTAATAGGAAAAGGCAAGAAGAATCATATTGTTCGGGTGGGTTGA